The Isorropodon fossajaponicum endosymbiont JTNG4 genome segment AATGTCTACTCATTGCCGGGAAAGGTCATGAAACTACCCAGACATTCAAAGACAAAACCATTGAATTAAACGACAAAGACATTGTTCTCACTGCAATTATTGAAGGCAACAGATTAAAAAAGATAAAAAACAGACAATAAAGCCAAACAAATAACATTTGTCTTTTTTTATTTAACTGTTATTCTAATTATGGCAAAACCTTTGAAAATATCCAGCGTCTACGCAAACGCTATTACCAAGCCTATCAAGGCAAGCAAGCCTTATTGGATTTAATTTCAGAAACCGAGGTTGGAGAGCAAGTTTATAACTCAAACGCCATCGAAAACTCCACACTAACTCTAGGTGACACCGAAAAAGTTTTATTACAAATTGATTTAGATAAATATATTTCTGAGCGAGAATTATTTGAGGCAAAAAATCTTGCTAGAGTGGTGAACTATCTTAACAAAAAAGCCACACAATCAGAACTCACTTTGGAGGTTATTTTATTATTACATCAAATGTTGCTGGCTAACATTAATGATAGTTTTGCTGGTAAATGGCGAAATAAAGACGAATGGGTAAAAGTCGGTAACTATATTGCCATTGCTCCTGAGCAAATTATCGATAAATTACACAAAGTGTTGACGGATTATTTTGCGACAAATAACGAACATATCATTAAACGCATCGCTTTATTGCATTTACAATTTGAGCAAATTCATCCCTTTGTTGATGGTAATGGACGCATTGGCAGAGCGCTAAATAATTACTTACTGATACGTGATGGCTTTGTGCCGATTAACATTAAGTTTATTGATAGAGCGGATTATTACACTACCTTTAATGAATTTAACGAGACTGGCAAAACCAAAATTATGGAAAGCATTATCGGTAAAGCACTCACTAATAGTTACCACAAGCGCCTGACATATTTAGAGGGCAAAGAGATTGTCTCTCTAGTAGATTATGGCAAAATATCACACTCTAACCTTATCAACAAAGCCAAACGCCAAACCACTGAAGCCTTTTCAGAAAAAGGTAAATAGAAAACTGCTGACAAAAACAACCAATAAACCGCGCTTATCAGTTTGACAATATTATAGTAATATCCATAAAAAGCCCCATTTTTCACAGGGCTTTTAATAAAAAGCATTAATTTTACCGTCTACACCAACACCATAAAACACATCAGTCCCATCCGTTTTTGCTGATACGCTAGTATTGTTATTTATAGCAGTAATATCCCAAGAATGAGCACCTAACTTAACAAAGGGTGAAAAATCTGATTGTGGATTAAAATGATACAAGCCAGCCACACCAATACTACTGCCAGACATTGCTACTACTGTAGCAACATTATTTTCCGTTATATTTTCTTTAGCAAAATCAGCATATTGTAATTCAATAGCTATACTATCGCTTAAACGTTTTCCAATTAACGCCCTGTAATTATTTTTTTTTATACTTTAAAGCGTAGTTTGTTCCGCTAATATTAACACTACTTTTTGATGTTGTTTCATTAAACCCAATGCCAAAATATAAATCACTTTGTGCATATACTGA includes the following:
- a CDS encoding outer membrane beta-barrel protein, with the translated sequence MKKNNYRALIGKRLSDSIAIELQYADFAKENITENNVATVVAMSGSSIGVAGLYHFNPQSDFSPFVKLGAHSWDITAINNNTSVSAKTDGTDVFYGVGVDGKINAFY
- a CDS encoding Fic family protein translates to MDLISETEVGEQVYNSNAIENSTLTLGDTEKVLLQIDLDKYISERELFEAKNLARVVNYLNKKATQSELTLEVILLLHQMLLANINDSFAGKWRNKDEWVKVGNYIAIAPEQIIDKLHKVLTDYFATNNEHIIKRIALLHLQFEQIHPFVDGNGRIGRALNNYLLIRDGFVPINIKFIDRADYYTTFNEFNETGKTKIMESIIGKALTNSYHKRLTYLEGKEIVSLVDYGKISHSNLINKAKRQTTEAFSEKGK